Proteins encoded by one window of Leopardus geoffroyi isolate Oge1 chromosome X, O.geoffroyi_Oge1_pat1.0, whole genome shotgun sequence:
- the XKRX gene encoding XK-related protein 2 — MDRVFEIPEEPNMHPISSLEEDVIRGANPRFTFPFGILFSTFLYCGEAASALYMVRIYRKNSETYWMTYTLSFFMFSSIMVQLTLIFVHRDLAKDKPLSLFMHLILLGPIVRCLEAIIKYLTLWKKEGQEEPYVSLTRKKMLINGEEVLIEWEVGHSIRTLAMHRNAYKRMSQIQAFLGSVPQLTYQLYVTLISAEVPLGRAVLMVFSLISVTYGATLCNMLAIQIKYDEYKIRLGPLEVLCITIWRTLEITSRLVILVLFSATLKLKAVPFLLLDFLIILFEPWVKFWRSGAQMPNNIEKNFSRVGTLVVLISITVLYAGINFSCWSALQLKLADRDLVDKGQNWGHMGLHYIVRLVENVIMVLVFKFFGVKVLLNYCHSLIALQLIIAYLISIGFMLLFFQYLHPLRSLFTHNVVDYLHCVCCHQHPRGRVENSEPSCDAEARQSIV, encoded by the exons ATGGACCGAGTTTTTGAAATTCCTGAGGAGCCTAACATGCATCCAATTTCATCTCTGGAGGAAGATGTCATCCGTGGGGCCAACCCCCGATTTACCTTTCCATTTGGCatcctcttctctacctttttgTACTGTGGGGAGGCTGCATCTGCCTTGTACATGGTTAGAATCTATCGTAAGAATAGTGAAACCTACTGGATGACATACACCTTAtccttctttatgttttcatCCATTATGGTCCAGTTGACCCTCATTTTTGTCCACAGAGATCTGGCGAAAGACAAGCCGCTATCATTGTTTATGCATCTAATCCTCTTGGGACCTATTGTCAG ATGTTTGGAGGCCATAATTAAGTACCTCACACTGTGGAAgaaagaggggcaggaggagcccTATGTCAGCCTCACCCGAAAGAAGATGCTAATAAATGGCGAGGAGGTGCTGATAGAATGGGAGGTGGGCCACTCCATCCGGACCCTGGCTATGCACCGCAATGCCTACAAACGTATGTCACAGATCCAAGCCTTCCTGGGCTCAGTGCCCCAGCTGACCTATCAGCTCTATGTGACTCTGATCTCTGCAGAGGTCCCCCTGGGTAGAG ctGTGCTAATGGTCTTTTCCCTGATATCTGTCACCTATGGGGCTACCCTCTGCAATATGTTGGCTATCCAGATCAAGTATGATGAATACAAGATTCGCCTTGGGCCATTAGAAGTCCTCTGCATCACCATCTGGAGGACATTGGAGATCACTTCCCGCCTCGTGATTCTGGTGCTCTTCTCAGCCACATTGAAATTGAAAGCTGTGCCCTTCTTATTGCTTGACTTCCTGATCATCCTCTTTGAGCCTTGGGTGAAGTTCTGGAGGAGTGGTGCCCAGATGCCCAATAACATTGAGAAAAATTTCAGCCGGGTCGGCACCCTGGTGGTGCTGATTTCTATTACCGTCCTCTATGCTGGCATCAACTTCTCTTGCTGGTCAGCTTTGCAGTTGAAATTGGCAGATAGGGACCTTGTTGACAAAGGTCAGAACTGGGGACATATGGGCCTGCACTATATTGTGAGATTGGTAGAAAATGTGATCATGGTTTTGGTTTTCAAGTTCTTTGGAGTGAAAGTGTTGCTGAATTACTGTCATTCCTTGATTGCTTTGCAGCTCATCATTGCTTATCTGATTTCCATTGGCTTCATGCTCCTTTTCTTCCAGTACTTGCACCCATTGCGATCACTCTTTACCCACAATGTAGTAGACTACCTCCATTGTGTCTGCTGCCACCAGCACCCCCGGGGCAGGGTTGAGAACTCAGAACCATCCTGTGATGCTGAAGCAAGGCAAAGCATTGTCTGA